The genome window GGATCAGGGTTTATAGCGGAAAAGATCAAGGAGATAGCCAAGGCGAACGGGGTACCGACGATCGAAAACAAGCCGCTGGCCCAGACGCTTTTCAAGCTGGTTGAGGTTGGCATGACCATACCTGAGAATCTTTATCAGGCGGTCGCCGAGGTCTTGGCCTATGTCTATCGAATGAAAAACAAGGGTTCAAGGGGGTTGAGGAGATAAATGGCGGAAAGCACTGTCAAAAACATCTGGACCAATATTCAGATAGATAGCAGTAATATAATGGCAGCGGCAGGGGTGCTGGCCATACTGCTCATAATGGTCATGCCCATCCCGGCTACGGCCATGGACATGCTCCTTGCCTTCAATATGAGCATTTCCCTCCTGATCCTGCTGCTTTCCCTTTACATCATAAAACCGTTGGACTTTCCGATATTTCCATCGCTGCTGCTCCTTACAACCCTGTTCCGCCTGTCGCTCAATATAGCTACAACAAGGCTAATCCTGATCCACGGGCATGAAGGTATAGATGCGGCCGGTAGAATCATCATGGGATTCGGCCAGTTTGCAGTAGGTGGAAATTTTGTAGTAGGGGCCATAGTCTTTTCAATACTGGTGATAATAAATTTCGTAGTCATCACAAAAGGTGCCGGCCGCATTGCAGAGGTGGCGGCGAGATTCACTCTGGACGCCATGCCAGGGAAACAGATGGCTATAGATGCAGATCTAAACGCTGGGCTCATTGATGAAAAAGAGGCAAGGGCCAGGCGCAAGGATATAGCTAAAGAGGCGGAATTTTACGGGGCCATGGACGGCGCCAGCAAGTTTGTTCGCGGCGAGGCCATAGCAGGCCTCATCATCATGGCCATAAATATAATAGGCGGCTTTGTGATAGGCGTCATTCAACAAGGACTGCCTATAGCCGCAGCCGCAAGGAGTTATACGCTCCTCACAATTGGAGACGGCCTTATCTCTCAGATCCCAGCCCTCATAATTTCAACCGCGGCAGGCATACTGGTAAGCCGTGCAGCCTCCGATGCAGGAATAGGCAGGGAATTCATAAGGCAGTTTGCAGCCCAACCCGAGGCCCTGGCAATCACCTCTGCAATGATCTTCTTCTTCGGCATGATTCCAGGGCTTCCAGCTATCCCATTCAGTGCATTGTCTATTGGTCTCGGCACGCTCTCCTTTCTGGCATACAAAGAAAAACATAGACTTCGGGCGGTCTCCGAGGCAAAAGAGGCACCGGCTACCAAGGCGCCGAAGGCACCCGAACCAGGCAGCCTCGAGGAGATAGAGCGCCTTCTCAGTATAGACGTCCTTGCACTTGAAATGGGATATGGGCTCATCCCGCTGGTCGATGAAGAACAGGGCGGAGATCTCCTCGAACGGATCAAATCCATAAGGCGTCAATTCGCCCAAGAGATGGGCGTAATAGTGCCGCCTCTCCATGTGAGAGACAATCTCCAACTAAAGCCTAGTGAATACTCCATTCTCATCA of Dissulfurimicrobium hydrothermale contains these proteins:
- the flhA gene encoding flagellar biosynthesis protein FlhA yields the protein MAESTVKNIWTNIQIDSSNIMAAAGVLAILLIMVMPIPATAMDMLLAFNMSISLLILLLSLYIIKPLDFPIFPSLLLLTTLFRLSLNIATTRLILIHGHEGIDAAGRIIMGFGQFAVGGNFVVGAIVFSILVIINFVVITKGAGRIAEVAARFTLDAMPGKQMAIDADLNAGLIDEKEARARRKDIAKEAEFYGAMDGASKFVRGEAIAGLIIMAINIIGGFVIGVIQQGLPIAAAARSYTLLTIGDGLISQIPALIISTAAGILVSRAASDAGIGREFIRQFAAQPEALAITSAMIFFFGMIPGLPAIPFSALSIGLGTLSFLAYKEKHRLRAVSEAKEAPATKAPKAPEPGSLEEIERLLSIDVLALEMGYGLIPLVDEEQGGDLLERIKSIRRQFAQEMGVIVPPLHVRDNLQLKPSEYSILIKGVEAARGELMMGHLLAMNPGDVKKEIKGIPTTEPAFGLPALWIPESERDEAQIAGYTVVDLSAVVATHIAEVIRQNADELLGRQEVQRLLDTLAKTYPKAVEEATNACPLGVVQKVLQSLVKEKVPIRDLLTIVEALADYGPFTKDPEVLAEYVRQRLGKVIIKPFLKANGTLPVITMDISIEEQIKKGIQQTEHGSFLALDAASVQHLAQAIKKGVEDATAKGYQAVILTSPNIRRHLKKLIDRFAPNVSVLSHTEIQGNVKLESIAAIR